Proteins found in one Hypericibacter terrae genomic segment:
- the dgcN gene encoding N-acetyltransferase DgcN — MSLRRPYLMFLGTAPDQLAAKTAQGIVHWRPDWCLGQLRLPGCKADLGLKDMTMAEAEKAGIKTVIVGVANRGGLLDESWIPPLVEALERGMDLASGLHKRLSDVPALKAAADKWGRQLADVRHPTRDFAVGTGKKRRGKRLLAVGTDCSIGKMYTTLALEKEMKRRNLKADFRATGQTGIFIAGDGVSIDAVVSDFVSGAVEWLSPENDADHWDLIEGQGSLFHASYAGVSLGLLHGAQPDALVMCHEPTRAHMRGLPHYKLPDLQTCIDANIAAAKLTNPHVKLVGFSINTSALDAAAADSYLKEIAAKFSLPAVDPLRTGVGPLVDQLSA, encoded by the coding sequence ATGTCATTGCGGCGGCCTTATCTGATGTTCCTCGGGACCGCGCCCGATCAGCTCGCGGCCAAGACCGCCCAGGGCATCGTTCATTGGCGTCCGGACTGGTGCCTGGGGCAGCTGCGCCTGCCGGGCTGCAAGGCCGACCTCGGCCTCAAGGACATGACGATGGCCGAGGCCGAGAAGGCCGGGATCAAGACCGTGATCGTCGGCGTCGCCAATCGCGGCGGCCTGCTGGACGAGAGCTGGATCCCGCCGCTGGTCGAGGCGCTCGAGCGCGGCATGGATCTGGCGAGCGGGCTGCATAAGCGGCTCTCCGACGTGCCGGCGCTGAAGGCCGCAGCCGACAAGTGGGGCCGCCAGCTCGCCGATGTGCGCCATCCGACCCGCGACTTCGCGGTCGGCACCGGCAAGAAGCGCCGCGGCAAGCGGCTGCTCGCGGTCGGCACCGACTGCTCGATCGGCAAGATGTACACGACGCTGGCCCTCGAGAAGGAGATGAAGCGGCGCAACCTCAAGGCCGATTTCCGCGCCACCGGCCAGACCGGCATCTTCATCGCCGGCGACGGCGTCTCGATCGACGCGGTGGTCTCGGATTTCGTGTCCGGCGCGGTCGAATGGCTGTCGCCCGAGAACGATGCCGACCATTGGGATCTGATCGAGGGACAGGGCTCGCTGTTCCACGCTTCCTATGCCGGCGTGTCGCTGGGGCTGCTGCATGGCGCCCAGCCCGACGCGCTGGTGATGTGCCACGAGCCGACCCGTGCCCATATGCGCGGGCTGCCGCATTACAAGCTGCCCGACCTCCAGACCTGCATCGACGCCAATATCGCCGCGGCGAAGCTGACCAATCCGCATGTGAAGCTGGTCGGGTTCTCGATCAACACCTCGGCGCTCGACGCCGCGGCGGCCGACAGCTACCTCAAGGAGATCGCGGCGAAGTTCTCGCTGCCGGCGGTCGACCCGCTGCGCACCGGTGTGGGCCCCCTCGTCGACCAGCTCAGCGCCTGA
- the nthB gene encoding nitrile hydratase subunit beta codes for MDGIHDMGGMDGFGRVEREANEPVFHADWERRMLALSLAVPFAVPYSDDHLRREIERIPPADYLRSSYYEKWLIALESLMKERGIIPGGTVTLPVTPGAPIEAEAVADAIKGGFPTRRDDKEATARFVVGARVRARNIHPKHHTRLPRYVRGHEGVIHTDLGVFGFPDWNSEGKGHKPQHCYTVRFSQQILWGREAPAGDSLYVDLWEDYLEPA; via the coding sequence ATGGACGGCATCCACGACATGGGCGGGATGGACGGCTTCGGCCGGGTCGAGCGCGAGGCGAACGAGCCCGTGTTCCATGCCGACTGGGAGCGGCGCATGCTGGCGCTCTCGCTGGCGGTGCCGTTCGCCGTGCCCTACAGCGACGATCACCTGCGCCGCGAGATCGAGCGGATCCCGCCCGCGGACTATCTGCGGTCGTCCTATTACGAGAAATGGCTGATCGCGCTGGAATCGCTGATGAAGGAACGCGGGATCATCCCCGGCGGCACGGTGACGCTGCCGGTCACGCCCGGCGCGCCGATCGAGGCCGAGGCGGTGGCGGATGCGATCAAAGGCGGCTTCCCGACGCGGCGCGACGACAAGGAAGCGACGGCGCGGTTCGTCGTCGGCGCCAGGGTCCGCGCGCGCAACATCCATCCGAAGCATCACACGCGGCTGCCGCGCTATGTGCGCGGCCATGAAGGTGTGATCCATACCGATCTCGGCGTGTTCGGCTTTCCCGACTGGAATTCGGAAGGCAAGGGCCACAAGCCGCAGCATTGCTACACGGTGCGCTTCTCGCAGCAGATCTTATGGGGCCGCGAGGCGCCGGCCGGCGACAGCCTCTATGTCGATCTCTGGGAAGATTATCTGGAACCGGCATGA
- the nthA gene encoding nitrile hydratase subunit alpha, with amino-acid sequence MSADGKDPKQDHHHDHDHDAEEKGLALRVKTLETLLVEKGLVDPAALDRFVEEYETRIGPKNGARVVARAWTDPAFKQRLLTDATAAIRELGLSGLQGENMVAVENTERVHNVIVCTLCSCYPWPVLGLPPVWYKSAAYRSRVVKEPRGVLQEFGLEIPPGTEVRVWDSSAEIRYMVLPRRPAGTDNLSEAALAALVTRDGMVGTAAV; translated from the coding sequence ATGAGCGCCGACGGCAAGGATCCCAAGCAGGATCATCACCACGATCACGACCACGACGCGGAAGAGAAGGGCCTGGCGCTGCGCGTCAAGACGCTGGAAACCCTGCTGGTCGAGAAAGGACTGGTCGATCCGGCGGCGCTCGATCGCTTCGTCGAGGAATATGAGACCCGGATCGGGCCGAAGAACGGGGCCCGCGTCGTCGCCCGCGCCTGGACCGATCCTGCTTTCAAGCAGCGCCTGCTGACCGACGCCACCGCCGCGATCCGCGAGCTGGGCCTCAGCGGCCTGCAGGGCGAGAACATGGTCGCGGTCGAGAACACCGAGCGGGTCCATAACGTGATCGTCTGCACGCTCTGCTCCTGCTATCCCTGGCCGGTGCTGGGCCTCCCGCCCGTCTGGTACAAGAGCGCCGCCTATCGCTCGCGCGTGGTCAAGGAACCGCGCGGCGTGCTCCAGGAATTCGGGCTCGAGATTCCGCCAGGCACCGAGGTGCGCGTGTGGGATTCGAGCGCCGAAATCCGCTACATGGTGCTGCCGCGGCGCCCGGCCGGAACCGACAATCTCTCCGAGGCCGCGCTGGCCGCGCTCGTGACGCGCGACGGCATGGTCGGCACGGCGGCCGTTTAG
- a CDS encoding redoxin domain-containing protein, producing the protein MATILAAGTKAPDFTLPVTPDQTLSLTEFRGRRVVLAFYPADWSPVCGDQMALYNQVLPEFRKLGAEPLGISVDGAWCHRAFAETRNLHFPLLADFEPKGAVAKSYGAYRAGDGVAERALFVIDEKGVIFWSYCSPIAVNPGADGILDALERMPTKGG; encoded by the coding sequence ATGGCAACCATCCTGGCCGCCGGCACCAAGGCGCCGGACTTCACGCTTCCTGTCACGCCCGATCAGACATTGTCGCTGACCGAGTTTCGGGGCCGCCGCGTGGTCCTGGCCTTCTATCCCGCCGATTGGAGCCCGGTCTGCGGCGACCAGATGGCGCTCTATAACCAGGTGTTGCCGGAGTTTCGCAAGCTGGGCGCCGAGCCGCTCGGGATCTCCGTCGACGGCGCCTGGTGTCACCGCGCCTTCGCCGAGACCCGCAATCTGCACTTCCCGCTGCTCGCCGACTTCGAGCCCAAGGGCGCGGTCGCGAAATCCTACGGCGCCTATCGCGCCGGCGACGGCGTCGCCGAGCGCGCGCTCTTCGTCATCGACGAGAAGGGCGTGATCTTCTGGAGCTATTGCTCGCCGATTGCCGTCAATCCGGGCGCCGATGGAATCCTCGACGCGCTGGAGCGGATGCCCACCAAAGGAGGCTGA
- a CDS encoding YajQ family cyclic di-GMP-binding protein, with protein sequence MPSFDIVSKTEIAEVDNALNGMTREITTRFDFKGSKSTVERKENVITIFADDDLKLKQMQELLKGHITRRKLDAACLEFKDPEKATGNAMRQLVNVKQGIDQTLAKKIVKALKDSKMKVQASIQGDELRVTGKKRDDLQEAIQLVKSLKLEQPLQYVNFRE encoded by the coding sequence ATGCCCTCCTTCGACATCGTCTCCAAGACCGAGATCGCCGAGGTCGACAATGCCCTCAACGGCATGACCCGCGAGATCACCACGCGCTTCGACTTCAAGGGCTCGAAATCGACCGTCGAGCGCAAGGAGAACGTGATCACGATCTTCGCCGACGACGATCTCAAGCTGAAGCAGATGCAGGAATTGCTGAAGGGGCATATCACGAGGCGCAAGCTCGATGCCGCCTGCCTCGAGTTCAAGGATCCGGAGAAGGCCACCGGCAATGCCATGCGCCAGCTGGTCAACGTCAAGCAGGGGATCGACCAGACCTTGGCGAAGAAGATCGTCAAGGCGCTCAAGGACAGCAAGATGAAGGTCCAGGCCTCGATCCAGGGCGACGAGCTCCGGGTCACGGGCAAGAAGCGCGACGATCTGCAGGAGGCGATCCAGCTGGTGAAGAGCCTCAAGCTCGAGCAGCCGCTGCAATATGTGAATTTCCGCGAATAA
- a CDS encoding DsbA family protein, producing MATLRVPVTSLDHIEGSEDALVTLVEYGDFQCPHCAAAHPVVKRLQRHFGAKLRFVFRHFPLTEVHPLAAPAAEAAEFAAAHKRFWEMHDGIFDNQDRLGLPLLFTLAGSLALSAPALEQALAKGQYKAKVEQDFMGGVRSGVNGTPGFFINGRRYDGDYDYADMEDAIEATARNAATAR from the coding sequence ATGGCCACCCTGCGCGTTCCCGTCACGTCGCTCGACCATATCGAAGGATCCGAGGACGCCCTCGTGACGCTGGTCGAGTATGGCGATTTCCAATGCCCTCATTGCGCGGCGGCGCACCCGGTCGTCAAAAGGCTGCAGCGCCATTTCGGCGCCAAACTACGCTTCGTCTTCCGTCACTTCCCCTTGACTGAGGTTCACCCCCTGGCGGCGCCGGCCGCCGAAGCCGCGGAGTTTGCCGCCGCGCATAAGCGGTTCTGGGAAATGCATGACGGGATCTTCGACAATCAGGACCGCCTGGGATTGCCGCTGCTCTTCACCCTGGCGGGCAGCCTGGCCCTGTCGGCGCCGGCGCTCGAGCAGGCCCTGGCCAAGGGCCAGTACAAGGCAAAGGTCGAGCAGGATTTCATGGGCGGGGTGCGCAGCGGCGTCAACGGAACGCCCGGCTTCTTCATCAACGGCCGGCGCTATGACGGCGACTACGACTATGCCGACATGGAGGACGCGATCGAGGCCACAGCACGCAACGCCGCCACAGCGCGTTGA
- a CDS encoding TetR/AcrR family transcriptional regulator, which yields MSPRRYRLGRRAEAKADTRERIVAAAVALHRKKGTIATRYADLARQAGVSLQTVHNHFPTLGALLPACTGMVAATAPQVTAALFEPLQAPEDRLDALMTALFAQHAHFEPWMRWAVHEARAVPELEAGIRRWRDDLAALLAKAVAPGFAGKPPAEMVALLATLLDIESWLRLQSQSALSAKAANAALRHGAITWLRQYLAAAPSQVRPGTRAAASTRGDRS from the coding sequence ATGTCGCCACGCCGCTATCGCCTGGGCCGCCGCGCCGAGGCCAAGGCCGACACCCGCGAGCGCATCGTTGCCGCTGCGGTGGCGTTGCATCGCAAGAAGGGCACGATCGCGACCCGCTATGCCGATCTGGCCAGGCAGGCCGGCGTCTCGCTTCAGACCGTCCATAATCACTTCCCGACCCTCGGTGCGCTGCTGCCCGCCTGCACCGGCATGGTCGCCGCCACCGCGCCGCAAGTGACGGCGGCGCTCTTCGAGCCGCTTCAGGCGCCGGAAGACCGGCTCGACGCCCTGATGACGGCACTCTTCGCCCAGCATGCGCATTTCGAGCCCTGGATGCGCTGGGCGGTGCATGAGGCGCGCGCGGTTCCTGAGCTGGAGGCCGGCATCCGCCGATGGCGCGACGATCTCGCGGCTTTGCTGGCCAAGGCCGTGGCCCCCGGCTTCGCCGGCAAGCCGCCGGCCGAGATGGTGGCCTTGCTCGCCACCTTGCTCGATATCGAGAGCTGGCTGCGGCTTCAAAGCCAGTCGGCCCTGAGCGCGAAGGCCGCGAACGCCGCCTTGCGTCACGGCGCCATCACATGGCTCCGGCAGTATCTCGCCGCCGCTCCATCGCAAGTCAGGCCCGGAACGCGCGCCGCCGCATCGACCAGGGGAGACCGGTCATGA
- a CDS encoding MATE family efflux transporter, with the protein MSPSRADPTGRHRRVWRLAAPIILSGLSVPLLGAVDTAVVGRLPDAAYIGGVAVGAMIFDFLYWGFGFLRMATSGFTAQAQGAGDAIETGAALDRSLMLAFALGLAILLLQMPAGLLAFSLLHGSPAVESQAHLYFTIRVWSAPATLGVYALLGWLLGLQRTGLVLLVELALNSINILLDLLFVLGFGWGVAGVATASVLAEYAALAVGLGLAFRLGHRFAWWPARGRLFARERMTALLRVNGNVFIRTLSLVFAVALFTAIGARLGDATLAANAILMNFFAFVSYGLDGFANTAQTLVGAATGAGSRRDYRAAIRDTTLWALILAAGASLVLALLGPWLIELYSVNALVQSTAKTYLPWMIAMPLLSVWCFQLDGIFIGATRSREMRNGMLLALLGELVALWILVPLWGNNGLWLSMTLFVTLRGLTLGVWLPRIERSLPADA; encoded by the coding sequence ATGTCCCCATCTCGTGCCGACCCCACCGGCCGCCATCGTCGCGTCTGGCGGCTGGCGGCGCCGATCATCCTCTCCGGGCTCTCCGTGCCGCTCCTGGGCGCGGTCGATACCGCCGTGGTGGGGCGCCTGCCCGATGCCGCCTATATCGGCGGCGTCGCGGTGGGTGCCATGATCTTCGACTTCCTCTATTGGGGCTTCGGCTTTCTGCGGATGGCGACCTCGGGCTTCACCGCCCAGGCGCAAGGGGCCGGCGACGCGATCGAGACCGGTGCCGCGCTGGATCGCAGCCTGATGCTCGCCTTCGCGCTGGGGCTCGCCATCCTGCTGCTGCAAATGCCGGCGGGCCTGCTGGCCTTCTCGCTGCTGCATGGCAGCCCGGCGGTCGAGAGCCAGGCGCATCTCTATTTCACCATCCGGGTCTGGAGTGCGCCGGCAACGCTCGGCGTCTATGCGCTGCTGGGCTGGCTGCTCGGACTCCAGCGCACCGGCCTGGTGCTGCTGGTCGAACTGGCGCTGAACTCGATCAACATCCTGCTCGATCTCCTGTTCGTGCTGGGCTTCGGTTGGGGTGTCGCCGGCGTCGCGACCGCCTCGGTCCTGGCCGAATATGCGGCGCTCGCGGTGGGACTGGGCCTCGCCTTCCGGCTCGGCCATCGTTTCGCCTGGTGGCCGGCACGGGGCCGGCTGTTCGCGCGCGAGCGCATGACGGCGCTGCTCCGCGTCAACGGCAATGTCTTCATCCGCACGCTGTCGCTGGTGTTCGCCGTCGCCCTCTTCACCGCGATCGGGGCCCGGCTCGGCGACGCGACCCTGGCCGCCAACGCGATCCTGATGAACTTCTTCGCCTTCGTCTCCTACGGGCTCGACGGCTTCGCCAACACCGCCCAGACCCTGGTCGGGGCCGCGACCGGCGCCGGCAGCCGCCGGGACTATCGAGCGGCGATCCGGGACACGACGCTCTGGGCCCTGATCCTGGCGGCCGGCGCGTCACTGGTCCTGGCGCTGCTGGGACCCTGGCTGATCGAGCTTTACAGCGTGAACGCTCTGGTCCAGAGCACCGCCAAGACCTATCTGCCCTGGATGATCGCCATGCCGCTCTTGTCGGTCTGGTGCTTCCAGCTCGACGGCATCTTCATCGGCGCCACCCGCAGCCGGGAAATGCGCAACGGGATGCTCCTGGCGCTGCTGGGCGAGCTGGTCGCCCTGTGGATTCTGGTCCCCTTGTGGGGCAACAACGGCCTGTGGTTGTCTATGACCCTCTTCGTCACCCTGCGCGGCCTCACCCTGGGCGTCTGGCTGCCGCGCATCGAGCGCTCCCTGCCGGCGGACGCCTGA
- a CDS encoding glycerophosphodiester phosphodiesterase: MSVKRFAAGILLLAISLSGWGSYRWATDVPVADPNYLPCPDLDWMAAEASGGASGPLPQTMPTDWLRSRPIAHRGLHDESKGVVENSLSAFRAAADAGYPIELDVQLSRDGEAMVFHDPFLDRMTGVKGRVCDFTAAELGRLRLGGTADPLPTLAQVFDAVGGRVPILIETKRLDYPVGPLEERVARLIVAYGRPVAIHSFSPDSLGWFAEHLPTVPRGQIAMDYAHAGTSQEYTSRGDVMLSGLHKWALTNLLRFRTARPDFVSYDLDDLPSAATTVARWLGLPIVAWTVNSPEAASRARQLADNIIFETIRPAAPAP; the protein is encoded by the coding sequence GTGAGCGTGAAGCGCTTCGCCGCCGGCATTCTCCTGCTCGCCATTTCGCTTTCCGGATGGGGATCCTATCGCTGGGCGACCGACGTGCCGGTGGCGGATCCCAACTATCTGCCCTGCCCCGATCTCGACTGGATGGCCGCCGAAGCGTCGGGCGGCGCCTCGGGTCCCTTGCCGCAAACCATGCCGACCGATTGGCTCCGCAGCCGGCCGATCGCGCATCGGGGCCTGCATGACGAGAGCAAGGGCGTTGTCGAGAATTCGCTGTCGGCCTTCCGCGCCGCCGCCGATGCCGGCTACCCGATCGAGCTCGACGTCCAGCTCTCGCGCGACGGCGAAGCGATGGTGTTCCACGATCCCTTCCTCGACCGGATGACCGGCGTGAAGGGTCGCGTCTGCGATTTCACCGCGGCCGAACTGGGCCGGCTCCGTCTCGGCGGCACCGCGGACCCCCTGCCGACCCTGGCGCAGGTGTTCGACGCGGTCGGCGGGCGGGTGCCGATCCTGATCGAGACCAAGCGGCTCGACTATCCGGTCGGCCCGCTCGAAGAACGGGTGGCGCGCCTCATCGTGGCCTATGGCCGGCCCGTGGCGATCCACTCCTTCAGCCCCGATTCGCTGGGGTGGTTTGCCGAGCATCTGCCGACGGTGCCGCGCGGGCAGATCGCGATGGATTACGCCCATGCCGGCACGTCGCAGGAATACACCTCGCGCGGCGATGTCATGCTGTCGGGCCTGCACAAATGGGCCCTCACCAACCTGCTGCGATTCAGGACCGCCCGGCCCGACTTCGTGTCCTATGACCTGGACGATCTGCCGAGCGCCGCGACCACGGTCGCGCGCTGGCTGGGCCTGCCGATCGTCGCCTGGACCGTCAACTCGCCCGAGGCGGCGTCGCGCGCGCGGCAACTCGCCGACAACATCATCTTCGAGACGATCCGCCCGGCGGCGCCCGCCCCCTGA
- a CDS encoding amidase: protein MADLDLCFTPATELAQRIRDGKLSPMRVVENSLSRIAEVNPTLNCFCFTYPDEAIAKAKQAEHAVKRGDKLGPLHGVPIAIKDLTPTKGKRTTLGSYCFENWVPDYNATIVERFEAAGAIMVGKTTTPEFAYSSFTESPLWGITRNPWNPERTPGGSSGGSGAAVSSGCVPLAEGTDMGGSVRIPAAWCGLVGLKPSLGRIPLDLLPSVFDNISHFGPLARTVEDARLFLKVAQGPDNRDIQSNGTPLDLEGPVERSVEGMRLAIDMDLSIYAVDPEVERLVTEAVKALRKAGAVVEEVSLPWSRRVADAWTELWQVFMAAYFGHFLETHRAKMDPLVVALIEAGNKMSAPHYKRIEIERTEQWRAFYPILEKYDAFLCPTMSREAPPVREDDTLYYKDWGDGRYHGLDMTAQFNSIAPCPALSVPAGWTQGGLPVGLQIVGPRWRDDIVLQIGAALEQARPWAAKRPPI, encoded by the coding sequence ATGGCCGATCTCGATCTCTGCTTCACGCCCGCAACCGAGCTGGCGCAGCGCATCCGCGACGGAAAGCTCTCCCCGATGCGTGTCGTCGAGAACAGTCTCTCGCGCATCGCCGAGGTCAACCCCACGCTCAACTGCTTCTGCTTCACCTATCCCGACGAGGCGATCGCGAAGGCGAAACAGGCCGAGCATGCGGTCAAGCGCGGCGACAAGCTGGGGCCGCTGCATGGCGTGCCGATCGCGATCAAGGACCTGACGCCGACCAAGGGCAAGCGCACCACGCTCGGATCCTATTGCTTCGAGAACTGGGTGCCGGACTACAACGCCACCATCGTGGAGCGGTTCGAGGCGGCGGGCGCCATCATGGTCGGCAAGACCACCACGCCGGAATTCGCCTATTCGAGCTTCACGGAGAGCCCGCTCTGGGGCATCACCCGCAACCCCTGGAATCCCGAACGCACGCCGGGCGGCAGCTCGGGCGGCTCGGGTGCCGCCGTCTCGTCGGGCTGTGTGCCGTTGGCGGAAGGCACCGACATGGGCGGCTCGGTGCGCATCCCGGCCGCCTGGTGCGGCCTCGTCGGCCTGAAACCCAGCCTCGGCCGCATCCCGCTCGATCTGCTGCCCAGCGTCTTCGACAACATCTCGCATTTCGGGCCGCTCGCCCGCACCGTCGAGGATGCCCGGCTGTTCCTGAAAGTGGCGCAGGGCCCCGACAATCGCGACATCCAGTCGAACGGCACGCCGCTCGATCTGGAAGGGCCGGTCGAGCGCTCGGTCGAGGGCATGCGGCTCGCGATCGACATGGATCTCTCGATCTATGCCGTCGATCCCGAGGTCGAGCGGCTGGTGACGGAAGCCGTGAAGGCGCTGCGCAAGGCGGGCGCCGTGGTCGAGGAGGTCTCGCTGCCCTGGAGCCGGCGCGTGGCCGATGCCTGGACCGAGCTCTGGCAGGTCTTCATGGCCGCCTATTTCGGCCATTTCCTCGAGACGCACCGCGCCAAGATGGATCCGCTGGTGGTGGCCCTGATCGAGGCCGGCAACAAGATGTCGGCGCCGCATTACAAGCGCATCGAGATCGAGCGCACCGAGCAATGGCGCGCCTTCTATCCGATCCTGGAAAAATACGACGCGTTCCTCTGCCCCACCATGTCGCGCGAGGCGCCGCCGGTGCGCGAGGACGACACCCTGTACTACAAGGATTGGGGCGACGGCCGGTACCACGGGCTCGACATGACGGCGCAGTTCAACTCGATCGCACCCTGCCCCGCGCTGTCGGTCCCGGCCGGCTGGACCCAGGGCGGCTTGCCGGTGGGCCTGCAGATCGTGGGTCCGCGCTGGCGCGACGACATCGTCCTGCAGATCGGCGCCGCGCTCGAGCAGGCGCGGCCCTGGGCCGCGAAGCGACCGCCGATCTGA
- a CDS encoding LbetaH domain-containing protein, translating to MDSSGSGAFDPAAYLADLSVLLPHARGHATPWALTAGLVAILRAHLAGLGPDYRIDGEIAIHRQAAIEPHAVIKPPCVVGPGCFVGSFAYLRGGVFLADGAAVGPSVEVKSSILLKGAKIAHLSFVGDSLIGSGVNIEAGAMLANHRNERAEKEISVAIDGVKRRTGVEKFGALVGDRSRIGANAVLAPGTILAPDSIVARLALVDQDDGAPAR from the coding sequence ATGGACAGCTCCGGCAGCGGCGCGTTCGATCCCGCGGCCTACCTCGCGGATCTCTCCGTGCTGCTGCCGCATGCCCGGGGCCATGCGACGCCCTGGGCGCTGACCGCGGGCCTCGTCGCCATCCTGCGCGCCCATCTCGCCGGCCTGGGGCCTGACTACAGGATCGACGGCGAGATCGCGATTCATCGACAGGCGGCGATCGAGCCGCATGCCGTGATCAAGCCGCCCTGCGTCGTCGGGCCTGGCTGTTTCGTCGGTTCCTTTGCCTATCTGCGCGGCGGTGTGTTCCTCGCCGACGGAGCGGCCGTCGGCCCGTCGGTCGAGGTCAAATCCTCGATCCTGCTGAAAGGCGCCAAGATCGCGCATCTGAGCTTCGTCGGCGATTCGCTCATCGGCAGCGGCGTCAATATCGAGGCCGGCGCCATGCTCGCCAATCACCGCAACGAGCGCGCGGAGAAGGAAATCAGCGTCGCGATCGACGGCGTGAAGCGGCGCACGGGCGTCGAGAAATTTGGCGCGCTGGTCGGCGACCGCAGCCGCATCGGCGCCAATGCGGTGCTGGCACCGGGGACGATCCTCGCGCCTGACAGCATCGTGGCGCGGCTGGCGCTGGTGGATCAGGACGATGGCGCGCCGGCCCGCTAG
- a CDS encoding nitrile hydratase accessory protein: MSAAPDLKSLLASLPGDGEGPRFTAPWQARVFALVVALAEQGRFPWPEFQRRLIEEVARDGDDPEHYYECWLAAAERLVRELELAG, encoded by the coding sequence ATGAGCGCCGCGCCCGATCTCAAATCGCTCCTGGCCTCGCTGCCTGGCGACGGCGAGGGCCCGCGCTTCACCGCCCCCTGGCAGGCCCGGGTCTTCGCGCTGGTGGTGGCGCTCGCGGAGCAGGGCCGCTTCCCCTGGCCTGAGTTCCAGCGCCGCCTGATCGAGGAGGTCGCCCGCGACGGCGACGACCCGGAGCATTACTACGAATGCTGGCTCGCGGCGGCGGAGCGGCTGGTACGGGAGCTGGAGCTGGCGGGGTGA
- a CDS encoding phytanoyl-CoA dioxygenase family protein: MIQLTDDQRRRFAEDGFLILDRFVEPAQVARVVERFEPLFRGQFETGLYPDEWNWREGRDPADRTRQICNGWKSDRVFASLVLRAEVGRLCAELAGWPGARVVQDNVIWKPPGAKPLGFHQDNSYADWIDPPFMLTCWMALDATSAAGGTIEYVRGSHKWPVSPPIKQFHAPDDYRRELREAAASVGIEKLDLVPVEVPPGGCAFHHGGTWHGSDTNRAAKPRRSAVTHCMSSEAKFDAKGISYIYNRYKRVGDLAMDESFFPILWRQDGYRTPWLDGYMAGGDSAKAAQ; this comes from the coding sequence ATGATCCAGCTCACCGACGACCAGCGCCGCCGCTTCGCGGAGGACGGGTTCCTGATCCTCGACCGCTTCGTCGAGCCGGCGCAGGTCGCCCGCGTGGTCGAGCGGTTCGAGCCCTTGTTCCGCGGGCAGTTCGAGACCGGGCTCTATCCCGACGAATGGAACTGGCGCGAGGGTCGCGATCCGGCCGATCGCACCCGGCAGATCTGCAATGGCTGGAAGTCGGACCGCGTTTTCGCGAGCCTGGTGCTGCGCGCCGAGGTCGGGCGCCTCTGCGCCGAGCTCGCGGGCTGGCCCGGCGCGCGCGTGGTCCAGGACAACGTCATCTGGAAACCACCCGGCGCCAAGCCGCTGGGCTTCCATCAGGACAACAGCTATGCGGACTGGATCGACCCGCCCTTCATGCTGACCTGCTGGATGGCGCTCGACGCCACCTCGGCCGCGGGCGGCACCATCGAATATGTGCGCGGCTCGCACAAATGGCCGGTCTCGCCGCCGATCAAGCAATTCCATGCGCCCGACGATTACCGCCGCGAGCTGCGCGAGGCCGCCGCCTCGGTCGGCATCGAGAAGCTCGACCTGGTGCCGGTCGAAGTGCCGCCCGGCGGCTGCGCCTTTCATCACGGCGGCACCTGGCACGGCTCCGACACCAACCGCGCGGCCAAGCCGCGGCGCTCGGCCGTCACCCATTGCATGTCGTCGGAAGCGAAGTTCGACGCGAAGGGGATCAGTTACATCTACAACCGCTACAAGCGCGTCGGCGATCTCGCCATGGATGAGAGCTTCTTCCCGATCCTGTGGCGCCAGGACGGCTATCGCACACCCTGGCTCGACGGCTACATGGCCGGCGGCGACTCCGCGAAGGCGGCGCAGTAG
- a CDS encoding CBS domain-containing protein has translation MNVEMILKTKGRNVVTMTPGATLATAAKELQQRGIGAVVVLDDQGGVSGILSERDIVHTLAKAGPDSLSHPVSEVMTRRLHTCKLTDTINDLMALMTAQRIRHLPVVEQGRLVGIVSIGDVVKYRLEEIEYEAGALREYVATAG, from the coding sequence ATGAATGTCGAGATGATTCTCAAGACCAAGGGCCGCAATGTCGTCACCATGACGCCCGGCGCGACCCTGGCAACCGCCGCGAAGGAACTGCAGCAGCGGGGCATCGGCGCGGTCGTGGTGCTCGACGATCAGGGCGGCGTGAGCGGCATCCTCTCCGAGCGCGACATCGTCCACACCCTCGCCAAGGCCGGGCCCGACAGCCTGTCGCATCCGGTTTCCGAGGTGATGACGCGGCGCCTTCACACCTGCAAGCTGACCGACACGATCAACGACCTGATGGCCCTCATGACCGCGCAGCGGATCCGCCACCTGCCGGTGGTCGAGCAGGGCCGGCTCGTCGGCATCGTCAGCATCGGCGACGTCGTGAAGTACCGGCTCGAGGAGATCGAGTACGAGGCCGGCGCCTTGCGCGAATATGTGGCGACCGCGGGATAG